A stretch of the Solanum dulcamara chromosome 6, daSolDulc1.2, whole genome shotgun sequence genome encodes the following:
- the LOC129891221 gene encoding auxin response factor 19-like, whose amino-acid sequence MKTPANTAGVQQHTVNGNIAEVEKKNINQELWQACAGPLVNLPASGTHVVYFPQGHSEQVAASMKKDVDAQIPNYPNLPSKLVCLLHNVTLHADPETDEVYAQMTLQPVPSFDKEALLRSDLSMKANKPQTEFFCKTLTASDTSTHGGFSVPRRAAEKIFPPLDYSMQPPAQELVARDLHDNLWTFRHIYRGQPKRHLLTTGWSLFVSGKRLFAGDSVLFIRDEKQQLLLGIRRANRQPTNLSSSVLSSDSMHIGILAAAAHAAANNSLFTVFYNPRASPSEFVIPLAKYYKATYSSQVSLGMRFRMMFETEESGTRRYMGTITGISDLDPVRWKNSQWRNLQVGWDESTAGERRNRVSIWEIEPVTAPFFICPTPPFFRSKRPRLPGMPDDDCSDLDGLFKRTMPWLGDDFGMKDLQGLPGLSLVQWMNMQQNPSLANSMQPNYLHSMSGSVLQNVGGGADHSRQLGLPAPQLPQQNTLQFGSQRPTQQGQQLDQLQKLPTATLSPAGSIMQSQQQLSDISQQPRQNLINQSLPTNHVQAQLLQAQSLVQSQNVLQQQQSFQNQLQRNLPQNLPQQQQIMNQTQQQSFMPPQPSDPLNQQLHFSDNQLQMQLLQKLHQQQSLLAQQSLLQQPSQLGPIQDQQKQHLDVSHNFSRSLATSQMLDMSQTTSTSTSLSQPQVAQQQMTINNSQSNVRFAQSNQHMKQQQQPGILPELPGQVGHVLPPTTNQLSANCSSFLTGAAGGGQSVVTDDIPSCSTSPSTNNCQNAVQPIMNGRIQRGTAAADETTQSSLPLLSSSGLEAMSPNRNLVKDLQQKSDVKPSLNISKSQNHGFLPPQTYLSTAVPQMDYLDSSSSATSVCFSQNDVHLQQTTNPMSFNSQAVVFRDSQDGEVQGDPRISVAFGANMDNQLGIPIMPDSLITNSLVGSRKDVSNNISSGGGMLSSYENPKDAQPELSSSMVSQSFGVPDMAFNSIDSTINEGSFMNRGAWAPPPQMPRMRTYTKVYKRGAVGRSIDIARYSGYEELKQDLARRFGIEGQLEDRQRIGWKLVYVDHENDVLLVGDDPWEEFVNCVRCIKILSPQEVQQMSLDGDFGNNVQNQACSSSDGGNV is encoded by the exons atgaaaacacCAGCGAATACTGCCGGAGTTCAGCAACATACTGTCAACGGGAATATTGCCGAAG tggagaagaaaaatataaaccAAGAGCTATGGCAAGCCTGCGCCGGTCCTTTGGTGAATTTACCCGCCAGTGGGACCCACGTTGTTTATTTTCCTCAAGGCCATAGTGAACag GTTGCAGCATCTATGAAGAAAGATGTAGATGCCCAAATACCAAACTATCCAAACCTTCCATCAAAGTTAGTTTGTCTCCTTCACAATGTTACCCTGCAT GCGGATCCAGAAACAGATGAAGTTTATGCACAAATGACACTGCAGCCAGTTCCTTCA TTTGACAAGGAGGCATTGTTGAGATCAGATTTGTCTATGAAAGCAAATAAACCACAAACAGAATTTTTTTGCAAGACCTTGACTGCCAGTGATACAAGCACACATGGAGGTTTTTCTGTCCCTCGACGTGCTGCAGAAAAAATATTCCCGCCTCTG GATTACTCAATGCAACCACCTGCTCAAGAACTTGTGGCTAGAGACTTGCATGATAATTTGTGGACCTTCCGCCATATTTATCGCG GGCAACCCAAACGCCATTTGCTAACAACGGGATGGAGCCTCTTTGTCAGTGGGAAGAGGCTCTTTGCTGGTGACTCAGTTTTGTTTATTAG GGACGAAAAGCAGCAGCTTCTACTCGGAATTAGGAGGGCAAACAGACAGCCAACCAACTTATCATCATCGGTGTTGTCAAGTGATAGCATGCATATTGGTATCCTAGCAGCGGCTGCCCATGCAGCTGCAAACAACAGCCTGTTCACTGTGTTTTATAACCCAAG GGCAAGTCCTTCAGAATTTGTCATCCCTTTAGCCAAGTATTACAAGGCAACTTACAGCAGTCAAGTATCACTTGGCATGCGATTCCGCATGATGTTTGAGACGGAAGAATCAGGAACTAGAAGGTATATGGGCACAATTACTGGTATCAGTGATCTTGATCCAGTGAGGTGGAAGAACTCCCAGTGGCGTAACTTGCAG GTTGGTTGGGATGAGTCAACTGCTGGGGAGAGGCGTAACCGAGTCTCCATTTGGGAGATTGAACCAGTAACAGCACCGTTTTTCATCTGTCCTACTCCGCCATTCTTTAGGTCAAAGCGGCCAAGGCTACCTGGAATGCCAG ATGATGATTGTTCTGATCTGGATGGCCTGTTTAAGAGGACAATGCCATGGCTCGGTGATGACTTTGGCATGAAGGATCTGCAAGGTCTTCCAGGCCTGAGCTTAGTCCAATGGATGAACATGCAACAGAATCCTTCTCTGGCTAACTCAATGCAGCCAAACTACCTGCATTCTATGTCTGGTTCTGTTCTACAGAATGTTGGAGGCGGAGCAGACCACTCACGTCAGTTAGGTCTACCAGCACCTCAGCTTCCTCAGCAGAACACATTGCAGTTTGGTTCCCAAAGGCCAACCCAACAAGGTCAGCAACTCGACCAGCTACAGAAGTTACCAACTGCCACATTGAGTCCAGCAGGCTCCATTATGCAGTCGCAGCAACAGTTGTCAGATATCAGTCAGCAACCAAGACAGAACCTAATTAACCAATCACTGCCTACAAACCATGTTCAGGCCCAGCTTTTGCAAGCACAAAGTCTTGTGCAATCTCAGAATGTCCTACAGCAACAACAATCATTTCAAAATCAGCTGCAGAGGAACCTTCCTCAGAACCTGCCACAGCAGCAACAGATTATGAATCAGACTCAGCAGCAAAGTTTCATGCCACCCCAGCCGAGTGATCCACTTAACCAACAACTGCATTTCTCTGATAACCAATTACAGATGCAGCTTTTGCAGAAGCTGCATCAGCAGCAATCACTTCTAGCTCAACAATCTTTACTGCAACAACCATCCCAGCTTGGGCCAATCCAAGATCAGCAGAAGCAGCACTTAGATGTATCACATAACTTTTCCAGGTCACTTGCAACAAGCCAAATGCTAGATATGTCTCAAACCACGTCCACCTCCACGTCTCTTTCCCAGCCACAAGTTGCCCAGCAGCAAATGACGATAAATAATAGCCAGTCTAATGTTCGTTTTGCCCAGTCAAATCAGCATATGAAGCAGCAGCAGCAACCAGGAATTCTACCAGAACTACCTGGACAAGTTGGCCATGTTCTACCACCGACAACTAATCAGCTTTCCGCAAACTGCAGTAGCTTCTTAACAGGAGCTGCAGGTGGAGGCCAGTCGGTGGTTACGGATGATATCCCATCATGTTCCACCTCACCATCCACAAACAACTGTCAAAATGCGGTTCAGCCAATTATGAATGGTAGGATCCAACGAGGCACAGCTGCAGCGGATGAAACAACCCAGTCTTCTCTACCTCTTTTGAGTTCCAGTGGATTAGAAGCTATGTCCCCTAATAGAAATCTTGTCAAAGATTTGCAGCAAAAATCTGATGTGAAGCCCTCATTGAATATCTCCAAGAGCCAGAACCATGGGTTTTTGCCTCCTCAAACATACCTTAGTACTGCAGTTCCCCAGATGGATTATTTAGATAGTTCATCTTCAGCAACCTCTGTCTGCTTTTCTCAAAATGATGTCCACTTGCAGCAGACGACTAACCCGATGTCTTTCAATTCTCAAGCAGTTGTATTTAGAGATAGTCAAGATGGAGAAGTTCAGGGTGACCCCAGAATCAGTGTTGCTTTTGGAGCAAACATGGACAATCAGTTAGGAATACCCATAATGCCTGATTCTTTGATCACAAATAGCTTGGTGGGTTCAAGGAAAGATGTATCAAATAATATATCCTCAGGTGGAGGCATGCTTTCCAGCTATGAGAATCCCAAGGATGCACAGCCTGAACTCTCATCATCAATGGTCTCCCAATCATTTGGAGTTCCTGATATGGCCTTCAATTCAATTGATTCTACCATAAATGAAGGCAGCTTCATGAATAGAGGTGCCTGGGCCCCGCCACCTCAAATGCCTCGCATGCGGACATATACCAAG GTATACAAGCGTGGTGCTGTTGGAAGATCAATCGACATTGCACGTTACTCGGGCTACGAAGAGCTTAAACAAGATTTAGCTCGTAGATTTGGTATAGAGGGACAACTGGAGGATAGACAAAGGATAGGATGGAAGCTTGTATATGTGGATCATGAGAATGACGTTCTGCTTGTTGGCGATGATCCTTGGGA GGAATTTGTGAACTGTGTCCGCTGCATCAAGATTCTTTCTCCACAAGAGGTCCAACAAATGAGTTTGGATGGAGATTTTGGGAATAATGTCCAAAATCAAGCTTGTAGTAGTTCAGACGGAGGAAATGTGTAA